The following nucleotide sequence is from Leptolyngbya sp. SIO1E4.
GTCATGGAATCAAAAATCAGCAAGGCAGAACAAACAAGCCGGACTCGCCGAGCGATTCTGGATCATGCTCGCAACCTCTTTGCCACCCAGGGGTACGCAGCCACAGGAACAGAGGAAATGATTGCGGGGCTAGGGATTACGCGCGGTGCACTGTATCACCAGTTTGGAAATAAGCAAGGCGTGTTTCGAGCGGTCCTCGAAGAGATGTTTGTTGAGATTGTTCAACATATCGAAGCGCAAGCGACTAAACATGAAACGCCTTGGGCGCAGCTAGTACAAGGTAGTCATGCTTTTCTAGATGTCGCTCAGCGGGAAGACATACGGCGGCTGGTGTTCATTGAAGCGCCTGCCGTATTGGATGCAGAAACCCTCACGAAGCTAGATCGCCAGTATGGATATGGTTCGCTCTTAGAGGCTGTTCAAACTGCGGTGGAGGCAGGTGAGTTAGACATTCCAGACGTTGAAGGATTCGCCATGATGCTGAATGGCGCGTTGGAACATCTGGCAGCATGGACAACTCAAACTGGATCTTCTGAGCGATTAGAAATCGCAAAGACCTTAGTAGAGCAG
It contains:
- a CDS encoding TetR/AcrR family transcriptional regulator — protein: MESKISKAEQTSRTRRAILDHARNLFATQGYAATGTEEMIAGLGITRGALYHQFGNKQGVFRAVLEEMFVEIVQHIEAQATKHETPWAQLVQGSHAFLDVAQREDIRRLVFIEAPAVLDAETLTKLDRQYGYGSLLEAVQTAVEAGELDIPDVEGFAMMLNGALEHLAAWTTQTGSSERLEIAKTLVEQLLTLHRKASA